From Mycobacterium lacus, one genomic window encodes:
- a CDS encoding FAD-dependent monooxygenase, translated as MLAGELALAAVDVAIVERRASQDLIGMRSGGLHSRTIEVLDQRGIADRFLSEGQVAQVAGFAWIPLDISDFPTRHPYGLALRQNQIERILADWVGELAVPIYRGREVTGIAQDDTGVDVELRDGASLRAEYLVGCDGGRSVVRKAAGIDFPGSDPTTSCLIAEVELAIDTSEAPEWGRRRDAFGIHAFSRLEDDGPVGVMVTEQHSGGTSEPSMRDLSEALIAVYGTDYGIHSPTSISRFTDMARQAAAYRDGRVLLAGDAAHVHSPVGGQGLNTGVQDAVNLGWKLAQVVNQASPDSLLDTYHAERHPVAARVLRNTMAQSALLSPGQRIDAVRDTVSELLRMDEPRKRFAAMMSGLDIHYDLGNGHPLLGRRMPDLDLATANGPLRVFTLLHDARPVLLNLGEPGGINIAPWADRVTLVDVKYVGDWELPVLGTITAPAAVLIRPDGYVAWVGGAPHPGLADALTTWCGPAIGSQY; from the coding sequence ATGTTGGCAGGTGAGTTGGCCTTAGCGGCGGTCGATGTTGCCATCGTCGAGCGGCGCGCCAGCCAGGACCTCATTGGCATGCGGTCGGGCGGTTTGCATTCACGCACCATTGAAGTCCTCGATCAGCGCGGAATCGCCGATCGGTTCCTTTCGGAGGGGCAGGTGGCGCAGGTCGCGGGGTTCGCGTGGATTCCGTTGGACATCAGCGATTTTCCCACCCGGCACCCCTATGGGCTCGCGCTGCGGCAGAACCAGATCGAGCGAATCCTGGCGGACTGGGTCGGCGAGCTGGCGGTACCGATCTATCGAGGACGTGAGGTGACGGGCATCGCCCAAGACGACACCGGCGTCGACGTCGAGCTGCGCGACGGCGCGTCACTGCGGGCGGAGTATCTCGTAGGGTGCGACGGCGGACGCAGTGTGGTCCGTAAAGCAGCCGGCATCGACTTCCCGGGATCGGATCCGACGACGAGCTGCCTCATCGCCGAGGTCGAGCTGGCCATCGACACGAGCGAAGCACCGGAATGGGGCCGGCGCCGCGACGCCTTCGGTATCCATGCCTTCAGCAGGCTGGAGGACGACGGGCCGGTGGGGGTCATGGTGACCGAGCAGCACTCTGGAGGCACGAGCGAACCCAGCATGCGGGATCTGAGCGAGGCGCTCATCGCCGTATACGGGACGGATTACGGGATCCACAGTCCCACTTCGATTTCCAGATTCACCGATATGGCGCGGCAGGCCGCGGCCTATCGCGACGGGCGGGTCCTGCTGGCCGGCGACGCCGCCCATGTGCATTCCCCGGTGGGTGGACAGGGTCTCAACACGGGTGTGCAGGACGCGGTGAATCTGGGCTGGAAGCTAGCGCAGGTGGTCAATCAGGCATCGCCCGACAGCCTCCTGGATACCTACCACGCCGAACGGCACCCCGTCGCGGCCCGCGTGCTGCGCAACACGATGGCCCAATCCGCGTTGCTTAGCCCAGGCCAGCGTATCGACGCGGTGCGCGATACCGTTTCCGAACTCCTGCGCATGGACGAGCCTCGCAAACGGTTCGCCGCGATGATGTCCGGTCTGGACATTCATTACGACCTCGGTAACGGACACCCGCTGCTCGGGCGCCGCATGCCCGATCTCGACCTGGCCACCGCCAACGGTCCGCTGCGGGTATTCACCCTGCTGCACGATGCCCGGCCGGTGCTGCTCAACCTCGGTGAGCCCGGCGGCATCAACATTGCACCGTGGGCCGATCGGGTCACGTTGGTCGACGTGAAATATGTTGGCGACTGGGAACTTCCGGTGCTTGGCACGATCACGGCGCCCGCCGCCGTGCTGATCCGGCCCGACGGATACGTTGCCTGGGTGGGGGGCGCGCCCCATCCGGGGCTCGCCGACGCCCTCACCACTTGGTGCGGGCCGGCTATTGGGTCCCAGTACTAG
- a CDS encoding acyl-CoA dehydrogenase family protein — protein sequence MTFSLQLSDDVTEVRDWVHEFATEVIRPAAAEWDEREETPWPVIQEAAKVGIYSPDFFAQQAAEPTGLGMLTAFEEMFWGDAGIALSIMGTGLAAAALAGNGTPEQLGRWLPEMFGTSDEPKLGAFCSSEPDAGSDVGAIRTRARYDEAAREWVLNGTKTWATNGGIANVHIVVASVYPELGTRGQATFVIPPGAKGLAQGQKFKKHGIRASHTAEVVLDDVRLPEDFILGGREKFEARIARVKSGASAGGQAAMKTFERTRPTVGAMAVGVARAAYEYALDYACQREQFGRKIGEFQAVAFKLADMKCRIDAARLLVWRAGWMARNNQSFDSAEGSMAKLVASETAVYVTDEAIQILGGNGYTRDYPVERMHRDAKIFTIFEGTSEIQRLVISRAITGLPIR from the coding sequence GTGACTTTCTCACTGCAGTTGAGCGACGACGTGACCGAGGTGCGCGATTGGGTACACGAGTTCGCGACCGAGGTGATCCGCCCCGCCGCGGCCGAATGGGACGAGCGAGAGGAAACCCCGTGGCCCGTCATCCAAGAGGCGGCCAAGGTGGGCATCTACTCCCCCGACTTTTTCGCGCAACAGGCGGCTGAGCCGACGGGGCTGGGCATGCTCACCGCGTTCGAGGAGATGTTCTGGGGCGACGCCGGGATCGCGCTATCGATCATGGGCACTGGGCTGGCCGCGGCGGCGTTGGCGGGCAACGGAACTCCCGAACAATTGGGCCGCTGGCTTCCCGAGATGTTCGGCACATCCGACGAGCCCAAGCTGGGCGCGTTCTGCTCGTCGGAGCCCGACGCGGGCTCCGACGTCGGCGCCATCCGCACACGTGCGCGCTACGACGAGGCGGCCCGCGAGTGGGTTCTCAATGGCACCAAGACGTGGGCGACCAACGGCGGAATCGCCAACGTGCACATCGTGGTGGCATCGGTCTATCCCGAACTCGGCACCCGCGGCCAGGCCACCTTCGTCATCCCGCCGGGCGCCAAAGGCCTGGCTCAGGGCCAGAAGTTCAAGAAGCACGGTATCCGCGCATCGCACACCGCCGAGGTGGTGCTCGACGACGTCCGTCTGCCCGAGGATTTCATCCTGGGCGGCCGGGAGAAATTCGAAGCGCGGATCGCTCGGGTCAAGTCCGGCGCCTCCGCGGGAGGGCAGGCGGCCATGAAGACCTTCGAGCGCACCCGGCCCACGGTCGGGGCGATGGCCGTCGGCGTGGCTCGGGCCGCCTACGAGTACGCCCTCGACTACGCCTGTCAGCGTGAGCAATTCGGTCGCAAGATCGGGGAATTTCAGGCGGTCGCGTTCAAATTGGCCGACATGAAATGCCGGATCGACGCGGCCCGTCTACTGGTATGGCGGGCCGGCTGGATGGCACGCAACAACCAAAGCTTCGACTCGGCGGAAGGTTCGATGGCCAAGTTGGTGGCAAGCGAGACCGCGGTATACGTCACCGACGAGGCCATCCAGATCCTCGGCGGCAACGGGTACACGCGCGACTACCCCGTCGAGCGCATGCACCGCGACGCAAAGATCTTCACGATCTTCGAGGGAACCAGCGAGATCCAGCGTCTGGTGATTTCGCGGGCGATAACCGGCCTGCCTATCCGGTAG
- a CDS encoding YdeI/OmpD-associated family protein produces MSGNRVPGGVVHELPADLREALVANSTALAAWKDITALARNEFICWVEDAKQETTRQRRIRRTQEELQEGQRRPCCWPGCKHRERTGR; encoded by the coding sequence GTGAGCGGCAACCGAGTGCCCGGTGGGGTGGTACACGAGCTCCCCGCGGACCTGCGCGAGGCACTGGTCGCCAATTCCACGGCGCTCGCTGCCTGGAAGGACATCACTGCGTTGGCACGCAACGAGTTCATCTGTTGGGTCGAGGATGCCAAGCAAGAGACCACCCGACAGCGCCGCATTCGGCGGACTCAGGAGGAGTTGCAAGAGGGCCAGCGCAGGCCCTGCTGCTGGCCGGGGTGCAAGCACCGCGAGCGCACTGGCAGGTGA
- a CDS encoding type II toxin-antitoxin system PemK/MazF family toxin, whose product MDFDPVRGREQGKDRPALVVSSRFHLDLTAGHLVSLLPLTSVERSGWVHRIRVGSGGGWVITEQIRTVSADRFRRYAPEIALSADELNEVRRVLAQMLIV is encoded by the coding sequence GTGGACTTCGATCCCGTGCGGGGTCGCGAGCAGGGCAAAGATCGGCCGGCTTTGGTGGTATCGTCGCGGTTTCATCTGGACCTGACCGCCGGCCACCTGGTCAGCTTGCTGCCGTTGACCAGCGTCGAACGCTCCGGCTGGGTGCACCGGATACGCGTCGGCTCGGGCGGGGGCTGGGTAATCACCGAGCAGATCCGCACCGTCTCCGCCGATCGATTCCGGCGCTATGCACCCGAAATCGCGCTCTCCGCAGACGAGCTGAACGAGGTGCGACGCGTGCTGGCTCAGATGCTGATTGTGTAA